One Blastopirellula marina genomic window carries:
- a CDS encoding GAF domain-containing protein: protein MTTTIAESVLTHVQLWIYDLEQEKFLPRGGFPEAPYGELQHDLLQTAIDERRSAVRDLGTEAIEIALPITISESVIAAVLLTIRTDEGCKIAIERWTRTERDELGLAEACYRSLEHFARISPYVKFPRGSGLPGETWDDRSCRIIARIDQAKAFMRAAGARKEGLRYGLGIPTMKSEHELESVLLLLSTVDFPLLLSYETWKPSDDQSQLTLGQSCYALGIDAPKADQIAYGEGIVGECFASRLPVYRSEPDNDMALAKLFDQDARFALALPIFNGDQLVQVLQLIG from the coding sequence ATGACCACGACCATTGCCGAATCGGTCCTCACACACGTGCAGCTCTGGATCTACGATCTAGAGCAAGAGAAGTTTCTCCCCCGTGGCGGCTTCCCAGAAGCCCCTTACGGCGAACTACAGCACGACCTACTCCAAACGGCCATTGATGAACGTCGTTCGGCCGTGCGTGACCTTGGCACCGAAGCGATCGAGATTGCACTTCCGATCACCATTTCGGAAAGCGTAATCGCTGCCGTGCTTCTCACGATACGCACCGACGAAGGCTGCAAAATCGCCATCGAACGCTGGACACGTACTGAACGCGACGAACTCGGACTTGCGGAAGCATGCTACCGTAGCCTCGAGCACTTTGCCCGCATCAGTCCGTACGTTAAATTCCCGCGCGGATCTGGCCTGCCGGGCGAAACGTGGGACGACCGATCGTGCCGTATTATCGCACGCATCGATCAAGCCAAGGCTTTCATGCGTGCTGCGGGGGCTCGTAAGGAAGGTCTTCGCTACGGGCTCGGTATCCCGACGATGAAAAGTGAGCATGAACTGGAAAGCGTTTTGCTTCTGTTGAGCACGGTCGACTTTCCGCTTTTGCTTTCTTACGAAACGTGGAAGCCATCCGACGATCAGTCGCAACTCACGCTCGGACAGTCGTGCTATGCCCTGGGCATCGATGCTCCGAAAGCAGATCAAATTGCTTACGGCGAAGGCATAGTCGGCGAATGCTTTGCCTCGCGACTCCCCGTTTACCGCAGCGAACCTGATAACGACATGGCGTTGGCCAAGCTGTTCGACCAGGACGCACGATTTGCTTTGGCATTACCAATCTTCAACGGCGACCAGCTCGTCCAGGTCCTCCAACTCATTGGCTAG
- a CDS encoding ABC transporter ATP-binding protein produces the protein MSQEQRFVEMYRLVKAYPNPFGDDVKVVDGFNLILKKGEVVSLIGHSGCGKSTVLTMVSGLNPISSGSVVVAGREIQGPGPDRSVVFQSPCLLPWMTAMQNVRMGVDRVYPHATRNERRQICEYYLSIVGLADSMDKYPREMSGGMQQRVGIARAIALKPNMLLLDEPFGRLDSLTRMELQDVILKILDKEKITTMLVTHDVDEAIYMADRICMMTNGPAAKVGQVLELPLPRPRNRAETLEHPLYYDLRGSLVSFLEEQERHKHHKPKSAQPEQTEAALTVSIESESDVDSPQSNSVTANA, from the coding sequence ATGTCGCAAGAACAACGATTCGTTGAAATGTACCGCCTCGTCAAGGCGTATCCCAATCCGTTTGGGGACGACGTGAAGGTGGTCGATGGCTTCAACCTGATTCTTAAGAAGGGTGAAGTCGTCAGCTTGATAGGTCACTCCGGCTGTGGCAAGTCAACTGTGCTAACCATGGTCTCGGGACTTAATCCGATTTCATCTGGCAGCGTGGTCGTCGCCGGACGCGAAATCCAAGGCCCAGGTCCCGATCGCAGCGTGGTCTTCCAGTCGCCTTGCTTGTTGCCTTGGATGACCGCGATGCAAAACGTTCGCATGGGAGTCGATCGCGTTTACCCACATGCCACGCGAAACGAACGTCGACAGATTTGCGAATACTACCTCAGCATCGTCGGCCTGGCCGATTCAATGGACAAGTATCCTCGCGAGATGTCGGGTGGGATGCAGCAGCGAGTCGGCATCGCCCGCGCAATCGCGCTCAAGCCAAACATGCTGCTTCTGGACGAACCATTTGGACGACTCGATTCGCTCACGCGAATGGAACTGCAGGACGTGATCTTGAAGATTCTCGACAAAGAAAAGATCACGACCATGCTAGTCACCCACGACGTCGACGAAGCCATCTACATGGCCGATCGCATCTGCATGATGACCAACGGCCCGGCAGCCAAGGTCGGACAAGTGCTCGAGCTTCCCCTGCCCCGCCCTCGCAACCGTGCCGAAACCTTGGAGCACCCGTTGTACTACGACCTGCGTGGTTCGCTAGTCTCGTTCCTCGAGGAACAAGAACGACACAAGCATCACAAGCCCAAGTCGGCCCAGCCAGAACAGACCGAAGCAGCACTCACCGTCTCGATTGAATCCGAGTCGGACGTCGATTCTCCCCAGTCCAACAGCGTCACGGCCAACGCCTAA